One region of Cryptosporidium parvum Iowa II chromosome 4, whole genome shotgun sequence genomic DNA includes:
- a CDS encoding hypothetical protein (transcripts identified by EST) → MVKNHSIVLIFLTLILLWTLDNGIIGVFCKKKSKYKIDNPELGPESNLDRSKRLREEIFEPSEFGIIKSDRLQIIESEYGSITQLPIRGHQSFDTSRIRSQSILSDQNNGIELIKPYEGVYVDYNLTSFSNFISRIVEMDLEMHLTFKEVTDRKLSIRRREREVLSHLNTQSNTKNSREQSHEKLNSIEFHNISFLFLAGYFKNENKSSGYGNSLQDFVLVFKDSITLSRQNANQYYAKYGITTFKDRLTAVMNSEESMSVKHKDLFSDGKINVDHHKLSFLYLPHNETRLYFSMDGTQRLILPKLHIKAIQTHQEADDKPELPSKDEDSNSKKVVIITFLIFTMFTSFIILFYIIITWYFRGIQKHS, encoded by the coding sequence ATGGTCAAAAATCATTCAATTGTATTGATTTTCTTgactttaatattattatggACTTTAGATAATGGGATTATAGGGGTTTTTTGCAAGAAAAAATCGAAGTATAAGATTGACAATCCAGAATTGGGACCAGAATCGAATTTAGATCGATCAAAAAGATTGAGAGAGGAGATTTTCGAACCAAGTGAGtttggaattattaaaagtgATCGATTGCAGATAATAGAGTCAGAATATGGCTCGATAACACAACTTCCAATTCGTGGTCACCAATCTTTTGATACTTCAAGGATTAGATCCCAGTCAATTTTGAGTGATCAGAATAATGGAATTGAGTTGATTAAACCTTATGAAGGTGTTTATGttgattataatttaaCCAGCTTCTCTAATTTTATATCCAGAATTGTCGAGATGGATTTAGAAATGCATTTAACTTTTAAAGAGGTAACTGATAGAAAGTTATCTATTAGGAGAAGAGAAAGAGAAGTTTTAAGCCATTTGAATACACAATCCAACACAAAAAATTCTCGTGAACAAAGCCATGAAAAACTTAATTCTATTGAGTTCCATAACATTAGCTTTCTATTTTTAGCAGGTTATTTTAAGAATGAGAATAAATCATCAGGTTATGGTAATTCATTACAAGATTTTGTATTGGTATTTAAAGATAGCATTACATTGTCTAGACAAAATgcaaatcaatattatgCTAAATATGGTATAACAACCTTCAAGGATAGGTTAACAGCAGTCATGAATTCAGAAGAAAGTATGTCAGTTAAGCATAAAGACCTTTTTTCAGATGGTAAAATCAATGTAGATCATCATAAGTTatcttttctatatttacCGCATAATGAAACGCgattatatttttcaatggATGGGACCCAGCGATTAATACTTCCAAAGTTGCATATTAAAGCAATTCAAACTCATCAAGAGGCAGATGACAAGCCAGAATTACCTTCTAAAGATGAAGATTCGAATTCAAAGAAGGTTGTAATTATtacatttttaatatttacaatGTTTAcatcttttattatattattttacaTTATAATAACCTGGTATTTTAGAGGAATTCAAAAACATTCCTGA